The Toxoplasma gondii ME49 chromosome XII, whole genome shotgun sequence genome includes a region encoding these proteins:
- a CDS encoding GPI transamidase subunit PIG-U protein (encoded by transcript TGME49_275568~Predicted trans-membrane domain (TMHMM2.0):62-85:158-181:250-273:287-310:340-363:377-400:406-429:438-461:472-492:506-526): MTVESLRRRHRPAVEASPAECPEAKETDSSLDATLPAPVPPPPSARSEADLPTWTRACQRKEGSIFSWQLLVLLAVGVALRLFLYSVGLTLSESTEPLVSPASASFSSFREALTLHALSFSPYTGGVYRQQPLVFLSLKWLTGAGRGADESCNTSSCQWRYYLVLIFIDLVAATALAVAAAEARTWAVSWRQKDWENSTDVTREKGPSERGKTLAKGSEESHQQPRDGVEEIVATPALVAASYFLHPMTIGAILSLTIHTLPLAFFASALACATRAGWLSRWLSVVFFGFSLYVGPPQALLLALPLAHLLHAVRTQTVQRLDLLEVLPSPKKDILPGLLRGTLLFFAGLAFCVLLHVASYFALRAYTADAADYLDSTVVSMWGVRDLGPNLGIFWYIFSLIFERYRLLFVMIFQGHCFILVVPLFVRMFRYPLAYCQVVIAIALLFQPSFCISDSAFLVSLLISRWHIVERKVAFVKLIVVAFVAVSIYPVTTELWLGRNTGNPNFVYNIQIIFQVFMGFLILEWIKGVILDRVFTSSESFEKREKTA, encoded by the exons ATGACAGTGGAGAGTCTTCGGCGACGCCACCGCCCAGCTGTGGAGGCTTCGCCTGCTGAATGtccagaagcgaaggaaacagactCCAGTTTGGACGCGACTCTCCCCGCGCCGGTTCCACCCCCGCCGTCTGCGCGCTCTGAGGCGGACCTGCCGACCTGGACCCGCGCATGTCAGCGAAAAGAAGGCTCCATCTTTTCTTGGCAACTTCTTGTGCTTCTCGCCGTCGGAGTCGCACTCCGTCTGTTTCTTTACTCTGTGGGATTGACTCTTTCAGAGTCCACGGAGCCACTGGTTTCccccgcctccgcctccttctcgtccttccgCGAGGCGCTCACGCTGCAcgcgctctccttctcgccgtaCACGGgcggggtgtacagacagcagCCGCTGGTCTTCCTCAGTTTGAAGTGGCTGACCGGCGCAGGCCGCGGCGCGGACGAGAGTTGCAACACCAGCAGCTGTCAGTGGCGGTACTACCTTGTCTTGATTTTCATCGACTTGGTTGCCGCGACCGCCCTCGCTGTCGCCGCAGCAGAGGCCCGAACATGGGCGGTCAgttggagacagaaggactgggagaactcgacagacgtgacgcgggagaaaggacCGAGCGAACGAGGCAAGACACTCGCGAAGGGGAGCGAGGAATCGCACCAGCAGCCGCGAGACGGCGTCGAAGAGATCGTCGCTACGCCGGCTCTCGTCGCAGCCAGCTACTTCCTCCACCCCATGACG aTCGGCGccattctctctctgaccATCCACACGCTTCCGCTGGCTTTCTTCGCGTCGGCTCTTGCCTGCGCAACTCGAGCTGGCTGGCTCTCCAGGTGgctctctgtcgttttcttcggtttttctctttATGTCGGACCTCCTCAGGCGctgctcctcgctctccccttGGCGCacctgctgcatgcagtgcggACTCAAACTGTACAGCGACTGG ATCTCCTGGAGGTTTTGCCTTCTCCAAAGAAAGACATTCTTCCTGGCCTACTTCGCGgcactcttctcttctttgcggGTCTGGCTTTCTGTGTCCTTCTCCACGTCGCTTCGTACTTTGCGTTGAGAGCGTACACCGCAGACGCTGCC GACTACCTCGACTCCACGGTCGTCTCCATGTGGGGAGTGCGGGACCTCGGACCCAACCTGGGGATTTTCTGGTACATCTTCTCACTG ATCTTTGAAAGAtatcgccttctcttcgtcatGATCTTTCAG GGCCATTGCTTCATTCTCGTCGTTCCCCTCTTTGTCCGGATGTTCCGCTACCCTCTGGCGTACTGCCAGGTCGTCATCGCT atcgcCCTGCTCTTTCAGCCGTCTTTCTGCATATCGGATTCCGCGTTCCTTGTG AGTCTTCTCATCAGTCGGTGGCACATAGTGGAAAGGAAGGTCGCCTTCGTCAAGCTG ATCGTCGTCGCTTTCGTGGCTGTCTCGATCTACCCCGTGACGACAGAGCTGTGGCTAGGCCGGAACACAGGGAACCCGAACTTTGTCTACAACATTCAGATTATCTTTCAAGTCTTCATGG GTTTTCTTATCTTGGAATGGATCAAGGGCGTCATTCTAGACCGAGTCTTTACTTCGTCTGAATCTTTtgaaaagagggaaaagacaGCTTAA